caatcaatctttatttgtatcatAGCGCCAATTCTCAACAAATGTTACCTCAAGACACTTTcctaaagagcaggtaaaagacctgaCTCATTGTTAAGTTACAAAGActcaacgttaatccatcatgaacaCAGggctaagcaacatttagcaaagtttcAGTGGCGAGAAAAAACTAGGGCCTGACCGATACGGTATTTTTTTGGGACCTATACTGATACGGCccatatctttcttagatctctGCTTGATCTTTAGAGAtgattataaataaacacatttttgcgTTGATTCATCAAATGCAGGTACCAGACACTTggggaaaatatatataatgaagacaagacggtcactcaactggaaagtaactgagcacatcatccgcttgacactctggagagtaaCGATGCTGTAATCCAtacgccctctgctggtgaaagacaAGGGCTATTGTAATACAatcaaactcaaatgaaatgctattttattggtgaataaatctaggaAAATTGgtgcatatctgcaataaaattagctGATAGGATAGACACTTGATacgctaatatcggccgatattatcggctggtcgattaatcggtcgggctctagaaCAAAATGCCTGTAagaagcagaaccagactcatgatgaacagctatctgctgaaactgtgctGGGTTTCACACTCCCATGTATGCTGCTGagagtatgttaacattaaggTCTTTTTAGTTGACTTTGTTATGAACTGAAGTTGTTCAGATTAATTCTCCACATTTGGGCTCAATACATGAATATTTGATTGAATTCTCAAAGTGCCAAAAGAAATCCCTCTCCTCTGACTTATGTTTTTCGTATGCCTCGCCCTACTAGTCTCCAAGAGGTCAAATGTCAgacaccccacccccccaccccgtGGAGAAACATAACACATGAACTACTGCAACACCCAGGGGCTATTTTCACTCATCTTTACAGATTTAAGAGATTTACGTTAAATTGAAAGTTTACAGGTTTCTATAACAGACCAGATGTTCTGGATTGAAGAACTCCTCTCACTTCCTTTATTCCCAAACTTTTCTAAGTCCTCTGTTTATACTGTGACATTCCTTTAGACAGACTTGATCCAGCTTCTCATGCCCTCTTAATAATAACATCTAGACAAATTATTTCATCTGTTATGTGAAGATGTTGCTGACCTTAACTCTCTCCTTGTGTTGTCCTTTCAGTTTTGAACGATCTTCCCGCAACAGGATGAAGGGACGAACGGATGCTCCGCAGGACCGGTGAGtcaaaaaatgtccaaaacaataaaactttcacttccttttctttgctctcgaCCAAAGTCCCTCCCTCAGTTTTGCTCTCGACCACAGTTTCTTTTTGGTTAGTAACTAATAACGTGCTGTGCATGACTTCTAAATGGTctctcaaataaaaacaataaaggtCCAAGTCCCTTTCAACGTTTCCTGTTGAAGTTGTGATCCTGAATAACCAGTCCTGGTTGAGTGCAGACACTAAATCCTACCAGTGTTAATAACAAGCGTGCTCTTTATTACTTCTTGGCAGCATCCTGTTTTATTCACTAAATCCTGTTTCTAAACACCCTTTTTTTTACCCTCCACAGGGGCTGCATGGTGGGGATCATTTTCTTCATCCTGGGCCTGGGAACGCTGCTCCCCTGGAACTTCTTCATGACAGCCTCATTGGTAAACACAAGGCAATAATTTAACCCCTTGAGACAGCAGGGACGacttaccgtaaaatccggtgtagaagacgcacttttaatacctatttgtTCATCTTAAATTTGGCTGAATCCTAAATACAGGTGCATAAGTTCTTCAgtataaaacaaagacacatacGCCTTAATTTCCATGAGGGCTTCCACTGACATCATCAACTGCACGCAACCTGACACGATTAAAAATTcctccccattcattgtgttttgCAAGCTGTGCTGGGAGACGTAGCGAGGCAGGCTGGCAGCTCCGCATTTAAAGCAAACAGTGGTGTATTGTTCAGttaataaaccttgtggagctCTCTTAAAGTCAAGGAGTGACCAGTGGACTTCACAACTTTCagtgcaggctgagagctggacgATTTTACTGTACAGATAGTAGAAATGCAAACgccacaaagtgaaaaacagatggtactaaaagagcgacacagcttcACAGAATCTGCACCATGTAGACTTCACTGAACACAATAGacagtttttaagttttttttcctgtcgtTTTCTGGAGATCCTAACTTAATAAAAGTTGcagaagcacaaaacaaacatggaaacaGTCTCATTAGTGTGGACAATGTCTCGGTTTGGACTATCACAGAGACTTggctgttggtttgtttttattctgagatAACGAGAACATCAAGAAGCCTTTTAATCTTGAGAAAACGAGATGAATGTATCTGTTATAACAGGAAAACCAGCGTCATTATTACGAGAATAAAGGAAGAATAAGACGAGAAATGTCTCGTTATTATGTGaaaacagagtaaataaaatgtcccCTAAGGGCTTCCATAGTCTGGTTCTACTTAAACGTCTTAGAGGATCACATGCTGGATGGATGACATAAGTCCAACAGACAATAAGCTGTTTATACCACTCAAGCGTATATTTATAAAAACCCATGGTATGTAGCTCGGCCGTTGGGATTTCAAAGATCACGACCCCGACATGAACCTCTAAATCCCCCCCGCAGGTCTACCATATGACTTTGGATATCCATGTGaatctctgtgcgtgtgtgtgtaaacaacGTGTGCACCACGAGTCAGGGGGGAAAGGTTTGTTGTTTCACATACATGTTACCTGCATCGCCTCATGAGCTCTGTGGCTGCTGCTCGAAAAGCTTTGAAACCTCACAGTCTGAGATATTTAACATCTACCTAgtgatataaaaacagaaggagaagagaattttctggcacaaacttcaccaactgacaagatgcatgaagagtgaaaggcttagaagaGGTCAGAATACTCCAGCAACACATCAACTTTATGAACGATTTAGACCatataaaaacagagaagaattaATGTTAGCATCAAACTCTGACGAGCGTTTTTGAAGGGTGGTTTATAAAATGGTACGAGGGCTCAAATGATGTTTTTAGGAAGTGTGTGCTTACAACTTTAAGAGCATAGCAAGTGTACAGACCCATGTTGTCCTATGTTATTGAAACCACATCAATTATTAATCTaattagtaaaaaaacaaaggttttcTTCATGAAAGGGGGGGAGGCGGCTCTCACTTGACAACCTTACCATGAAAAAAGAGTCCATTTTCCACCCTGCAAGATTAAATTCTTTGCGATCACCATACCAAacaaaaatatgcaattttGTCCTCTCTTCCTGCACCACTTTGTGACACTTCCTGGTTGATGCTATGTTCATATGATTGTACGTTATGTCAAATATGTTCTTTACTTTCAAAGGGTGGAGGGGTGATAATGATAATcccaacatctctctctctcgggtCTGCTTGTCTCTTTCCAGTATTTTCAAGGTCGCCTGAACACGACCGAGATGAGCAACGGCACGTTGGTGGTCCGTAAAGAGTACTACTTCAACAACTGGATGACCCTGCTGTCCCAGCTGCCCCTGCTTCTGTTCACCCTGCTCAACTCTTTCCTCTACCAGAGGTCAGTGATGGTTGGGAGTTAAAACGGCAGTGTGTTGTTATTTGCCCGGGGGGGGGGTTTAGTGCCAAAAGCCCTTCAAAGGACACAGGAGGATGTCAGTTATCGTTTAACTTTCAGCACACAGTGGGAGGAAGTGATTAGCAAACACGACAAACAAGCTGTCAGCCGACCACAGTGCTTGCTTTGTGCAAGCACTGTGCAAAAAAGGTGCATCTGTGAAGCCCCTTTTTCAGACAgcatctacatacacacacacagtcagatatgcacacacacaggactgcGCTCCACCGCtggctctgctctctctcctctgtaacgcctctgttactacctccgaatggcacagagaggggggggcggTCACTTCttccccccattacgcctcccCGACATTCGGATTGAAGGCGAAACATCACAGGAGCGTAAATGTTTCAGCTTGAATCGGCAGTCTGAGTAGAGCTTAATTCAGTGAAACAGAGATGAGTGTTTTGGAATGCTAAATAAGCCTTTTGTAGTTTAAACTGCAGTCATAACTTCTCAATAAGAAAGTAGCCTTAATGAACGCATTCCCTTCTTAATCTTACCGCTACATAAATCCTAAGTATTGGATTTAAGTCCTAAGTATTGGAGGATTATAGAACAGTTGGAAAAATATGCATCCTGTCAAGACGTTTTCAGGATAGGGTTAGTATTGGCTTGTGATAGGCTGCGATCACAGGACCAAAGATGTTCTATTGAACGGGAGCGCTGTGCTGTTTTTCACACTTTACAGTGGCGACAATGACAGTCATtcataagttttttttttttttttttttttttttttttcttttgttgtaatttatttattttttaattgttcatGGAATTGATCTGCAGGCCAGTCTGATGTCATCCTGAGTTGGCCCCTAGGCCGCCCGTTGAATAGGTCTGATGTAGACCATTAGGAGGCACCTCTGTGTTGACTTCACTTGGACCCTCGACTTTAAAAACCATCTGTGTCCACTTCTTATAAAACGTCTCTGTATCTAACTGACCCAGTGTGATGTTGTATTTGGTTAAATAACTGATGTTCCATGTTCCTGTTGCAGGATATCGGGGGCAATCCGTATCGGAGGGAGCCTGGTTTTTAtcctgctgctcttcatctTCACGGCTGTGCTGGTAAAAGTGCCCATGGAGGAAGACAGCTTCTTCTCCGTCACCATGGCTACTATCTGGTTCATTAACTGtaagtcagagtgtgtgtgagtaaaaaAAGAGGCTGGCAGCAGTGAACACGTTGTAAatctataaataaaatgtctgtttcTTCTGTGCAGCGTTTGGTGCGGTGCTGCAGGGCAGTCTGTTTGGCCTGGTGGGTCTGCTGCCCCAGAAGTACAGCGCCATCTTCATGAGTGGGCAGGGCCTCGCCGGGACCTTTGCTGCCATCGCCATGCTCATAGCCATAGGCAGTAagccgcccacacacacactcacatcaccACTGTGTGCTTTATCCCTTGTTGCCTGGTAACAGAAGTTATTCAAATTGAAAGGTTGGCACATGTAGTCAAATCCGTACGACACGGCTCACTCTGCTCAGCTCACGTTGTGTCCTTTTTGAAACGTGTTGTCATTCATCTTAAtaatctgtgttttcttctctcagGTGATGTCGACTCTGAGACGGCAGCGTTGGGTTACTTTGTCACGCCATGTGTGGGGACGCTGTTAACGCTCTTCAGCTACATGCTGCTGCCACGCCTGGTCAGTCCTCTCTCCAAaaactacattacccacaatcctTTCATCCTCACCTCGACTGAAATATCTCTACTTGTTGCCCCTTAAACTCAGTCTTACAGATGCTATTCAGTCAATCTTCTCTTGTTAAAATATCACAATAAAAGTGATCTCAAGACACTATTCATAAGACTCAATAAGACTTCAGACTGAAAACCTCcaatttttaaaatcatacaaAGATTATCTCCCAGTCTGCTATGCTACATaatgcaacccccccccccccccctttctctgtctctctctctctctccagagaCCCCGACATGTTTACTTTCGATCCACTTTGCTGCTTTCTGTTTAGTATATTTTAAATAAGCCAAAGCTAAAGACTTCCGATTATACCAAACCTCTTGATTTAATCAGAGAGAAAAGATGAATGAAGATGTAGAATACCATGAAgaaggtttttatttgttacaCTTGTGGGTTGTTACTCAGCTTCAGTTATCatgatttgtctgtttttatttattttaggagAAATGCTCAAAGCAGATTGAAGAAAACTATTTTTGCAATATCAGATAACGAGAGTCTCAATCGCTCTTTACTCTGACATTACAACTCTCCAGgctcattttcttcttttttttacccaaatGATTGAGAGCACCTCACGACTCCGGGAACGCTctattgcttttatttaaacCTTGAAAAATATCTGTGAAAGTGGAAAAAGGTGTTAAAGTCATTTGGAATAAGGCTGGCGTTCGTCACACTATGTTGCATGTTGTGACGGACGTCGAGGGGTAAGTCGGcacaaaaagcaaaatgttTGTGCTCCACACACAGCATGATGGATTTCTGCCTTAATGTGTTTAATTAGTTTATTCCAGCTGCAGTTAAAGCCTCATTTGTGGTATCTGTTGTTTCCCTGCAGGAATTTGCCCGCTATCATCTGGACAATAGTAACAAGTATGAGGCAGAAACCACAGACGGGCTGCTCAAAGGTGAGACTTTGGCTTTAACATCCTGCAGAATCGATGTTCTTAACAACAAGTAGAAATAAGATCAAGAGAAGCATGTGTGGCAGTGAGTGATCATCTGTTGTGTTATTTTCCTCCTGAGTTTGCTGCCggttctctgcctctctgtcccgttaaatcaaatcaattcaGTGGAACATTATCTCGTTAAGTGAGTTGACCCCTCCATTTATCCCATTAGAGTCCTGACAGGCCCGGGACAAAGACAGACCCTGTTAGACTCAACGGAGAGagacccacacagacacacactctgactgtTCTCTGTGAATGCTGCGAAGCCCAATGAGACTCACTCACTCAAATCATTCACTGAACTAtgaaatttcaatttcaatttttttcttacttttgaaggaaatgttaaaaatgtttttatgtgaaaATGAAGCAGTGGAAGTCGGACACAGTGGCTTTAAAAGTGAAGTATTTGGGTTGTAGCACATTATCTCCTGCTAGGTAAATGTTTGTCCTCATGACATCAGCACTCGGCAACGGTCAAACTAAATCTCACACAtaaatagcggaggtgtcgacaatcagcagtttgttttggtttaatgctggtgcttaGGGGTGAAatctactggatgaaaaagttgcacattcttactttttaagttttatttttggggctctttatgcctttattctaGAGATGGGATCGTGGAtatagtcagaaatcaaggcTGGGGAATATAATGCAGGTCCTGTAGATCCACATGTGTGTTTTACTAAGATGAACCTGTCTACTTTACTTGCACGGTTAGATCCTGGTTGgtataaagctgtttgtttgtcatgGAGCAGTGATCTAAACCGCTCTCTGCATGCATCTGTGTCTTTATTCCATGACTTTGTTTTCAGGATCTCAAACCGTAGTGAGATATAACACAGGTAAGACACAAAACATGTTCAAAcataataacaaaacaaaacaaatattaaaaaaagaaaacacaaataaaagctACACATTTTGCTGTAACCGTGAAGCCGCCACGTCTCTCCGGTTTCATCCCCCAAAGTTGCCACAAAAATGCTCGTCCGTGCTcatcatgcatgtgtgtgttctgcatcaggtatttttcacatttcatgCACACTCTGTAAGGGCCGCCACAGCACGGGCGAAAcaatcatttgaaacatgtattttatgaTAAGCCGTCTAGCTGAATTTATTTCCtcctttttattacatttcacGCATTTATAATCCTCACTTGGTTAAGAATATAACTACAGTATAACCCTCATGACTTACATGTATCAAATTAAAAATTATTATGTCACACCAGGACTTGATCAgttgaccctccggttcccaacccaagtccctacagactgagctggtGCTGCTCCACTTCATGATAAAATATCCAATTTAATAAAgactttttacttctttctttctttttttctaagaGGGGTTGTCACCTTTTTGAATCCTTGTGTCCCCCACCAAAGAGCACCTTCACAACACTTTGTTTGGACTTCCGAGCGCTCAGactctggtttttatttttaacatgttcTTTAGATCGTCTGATCACCTCATGGAAACATTTGCTTGACTGAAGTTGTGATTATTTACTGTGAAAACGTCCTTTTTCTGTCTTGCTCACAGATGCTTTTTGTTGCATTGCACAGCGTCCGATGAAGTGACTTGTGATAGCAGACATGTGCATCGTTGTTACCATAGCAACTAAATGTGATGTGCCGGATGAAACAGAAAGGGGGACACTCCCCAATGTTAAGCTGTGTTATAATcttcacattgtgtttgttatatttaAATTTATCATCTCAGAGGAAGCGAGTGAAGAGTCTAAAACTTATCGTGCCCTCTCCCCTAAAAATGTTTCTACATATTTACCTGCAGAGAGCGGCGCAGCAGAGAGCAGAAAGCTGAACGGACACGCTAACAGCACAGACGAGGCGGCGGGGGACCAAATATCAGACGCCACCACCAAGCACACCATCCTGTCCTTGGAGCCGGCTAAGGCCTCGGTgaaggaggtttttaaaaaggtgagCGCACTGGTTCAAGGTTCAACTAACTAACACCAAAACATAAGATGGTTGTTCATGGTTCATTTAcataaaatgtttctgttttctacTATTTCCAGATCTGGGTGATGGCGTTCTGCGTGACGtttgtgttcactgtcacaCTGTCCGTCTTCCCCGCCGTCACTGCAGACGTCAGAACATATTTTCCAAATACTAACTGGGGTATGAGCTGCCTTCACTTCAACCGGACAAAATATACTACTAATgtaccagtataaaatacagACAAATGTGCCATTATTCCCACAAGTGCAGCCGCCACCATCACCTACTGCACGCCACCTGACCCGAGTGAAAGTTCATCCCcgttcattgtgtattgcagaccaggctggctgcatCTCTCCTCCCTCATGAGGTCATAATCCTGACTCCATCTTTTACGCTGGTGCAAATTATATTCAGGATTTCACGGCGGATCAGTTGCATGTAAACACACGCACTTAattctctctctgagccaagcagagagactaatgcacacttTTATCACTAGCAGGTTTGAAAATTGTAACGCTCTCCTTTCTGGTCTTCCTAAAAACACAACCAATCGGCTTCAGCTACTACAAAACTCTGCACCGCACGAGTACTGACAAAGACCAGAAGGAGGgcacacatcacacctgtttttaaatctttacactggctgcctgttagtttccctttattagtttataaagcat
This portion of the Labrus bergylta chromosome 22, fLabBer1.1, whole genome shotgun sequence genome encodes:
- the LOC109993460 gene encoding equilibrative nucleoside transporter 2 isoform X1, whose translation is MKGRTDAPQDRGCMVGIIFFILGLGTLLPWNFFMTASLYFQGRLNTTEMSNGTLVVRKEYYFNNWMTLLSQLPLLLFTLLNSFLYQRISGAIRIGGSLVFILLLFIFTAVLVKVPMEEDSFFSVTMATIWFINSFGAVLQGSLFGLVGLLPQKYSAIFMSGQGLAGTFAAIAMLIAIGSDVDSETAALGYFVTPCVGTLLTLFSYMLLPRLEFARYHLDNSNKYEAETTDGLLKGSQTVVRYNTESGAAESRKLNGHANSTDEAAGDQISDATTKHTILSLEPAKASVKEVFKKIWVMAFCVTFVFTVTLSVFPAVTADVRTYFPNTNWERFFISTCCFLAFNINDWFGRTITTWIHWPSKESRLFPALVVSRVVFIPLLMLCNVQSRSYLPVYFHHDAVFTVIMCLFSLSSGYFVCLSMSYAPQLVEPKDAETAGALMTFFLALGLSIGAAVSFPLRALI
- the LOC109993460 gene encoding equilibrative nucleoside transporter 2 isoform X2 gives rise to the protein MKGRTDAPQDRGCMVGIIFFILGLGTLLPWNFFMTASLYFQGRLNTTEMSNGTLVVRKEYYFNNWMTLLSQLPLLLFTLLNSFLYQRISGAIRIGGSLVFILLLFIFTAVLVKVPMEEDSFFSVTMATIWFINSFGAVLQGSLFGLVGLLPQKYSAIFMSGQGLAGTFAAIAMLIAIGSDVDSETAALGYFVTPCVGTLLTLFSYMLLPRLEFARYHLDNSNKYEAETTDGLLKESGAAESRKLNGHANSTDEAAGDQISDATTKHTILSLEPAKASVKEVFKKIWVMAFCVTFVFTVTLSVFPAVTADVRTYFPNTNWERFFISTCCFLAFNINDWFGRTITTWIHWPSKESRLFPALVVSRVVFIPLLMLCNVQSRSYLPVYFHHDAVFTVIMCLFSLSSGYFVCLSMSYAPQLVEPKDAETAGALMTFFLALGLSIGAAVSFPLRALI